Genomic segment of Pochonia chlamydosporia 170 chromosome 1, whole genome shotgun sequence:
TTGGCTAATAATCCCACGTTTGAAAATGAGCATTGTCCCACCGGAATAGTACTGTAATTGGCATTTTCCGACCGACACCCCTTGAGGCATTTAACGTATCTCATGTGTCTGTGGACGTGcaatacagtactgtactcTACTGTAATGTAAGATGGAGCATTAAAAGCAAAAACCAACATTAGGGCCAACTGTTTCAAGGACGCAGCCCAAAAAGCACTGacaaccaaccaacatgCCTTACACGCATCCCGCAATATTGGAGCATGACTCTTCAGGGAAATTACGCCCAGATGCTTTTTGCGCTTTGTTTTGTTATTGCCCCTGTCAGCCCACCCCGTCCACTCGCTTTGATAACCCCTGTCCCTCGCTCGGCCTTGTTTTTCTGCATACATAACCAAGGAGCCaaccagcccagcccagcgAGGTCCGGGGTCGAAATGAGACGACCTCGCATACGAATTACTTCCAGTGGGCCATGCAGGAACGTCCGCAACTCGAAAGTACGGCCGAGATGGGGAACGTTGGTAGGCACATTCTTGTTCGGGCATGGCCGTATTAGTAGCGTAGGGCTCGTGCTCTTACGTCAGGGCTTGACGGCGCCTTTGTTTTAGTTGAGACGTATTTTGCACAATGgtgtgttgatggatggatgtcAGTTGCTCATGACGGCGTTTTTGGCGGTAGGCTGCATACGCCAGGTTTGTTTGTTTGAGATGCATGAGGTGAGATTTGTTCCGAGATGTTCGGCTGTGGCCGAGGTGGGGGCTGATGGTAAGAGTAAGCATACATCTTGATCTTTGATGGAGGTCACTGCAGCTGAGGTCACTGCAGCTGAGGTCACTGCAGCTGAGTGCCAGGTCAAGTCTGCCTTGGTTTTGGTCGGAGTGCCTCTTATTTGATTCAAGTTGTGTAGGTTGGGACGATTAAACGAAAAGGGTGTCATCTGGAGTGACAATCTGATGTCGGGGTAAAGGGTTAATGTTGATCAACGGATCCAGGCCGTTTGAAAGTCTACATAAAGTTTAACGGTTTTCTGTCTAGCCGCAAGGCCTTGAGTCTAAGCAGCCATGAAAGCTAGGTGCATAACCTACATATTCAGCCATGATGACATGGCGTACTGGCGCTTTATGCTATATTTACGGGCTTCGTGTGTCGCGTCCATGATATTCGGCACTTTGGTTGGGCTATGAAAGCCAGAGTCACCATTGCGCTTGATTCAACCAAGGAGCGGATTGCAGCCCGCTCTTTGATGCTTACTCCATACATAACCTGAGCAATGCTGAGATATGACAATATTAAATGCGAGATATGTCTTCTCAAACGTTTGTTTGGAACCTCTGCCCGGTTTACAGGCTGAAAATAACAAATAAGTGTCCAACGAAGGCGACCGTTTTCTAACTTGGTTTAATTTAACGCCACAAAAGCCTCCAAATCAAACTCTGCTGGTCTGGAAACTGCAGTACAGAAAGCTAATAATATCATACAGTCTGGAGTTGTCGGCTTCACGCTCTTGTTGGCAGGCTCACAATCTTCTCTTGCGCAAAGTCCATGCCGTGTAGAACTATGGAGCGAATATCTTGAATGCATTTAGGTACTTAGGCAACGATAGTAATGGTAAAACACGTGTCAAATAAGCGAAGCAAACCAGCCCAGTATCGTTACCATGGGCTGCACCAGCTGTCACTCTTCTAGATGCTTCGAGTGACCCCAACCTTCAACCACGAATCTCGAACGATACGGGCCGCATCTTCGCCAAATTCTTCTTCAGCACAGTCGACAGTAACATCCGCAAATTGTTTAAAACTGCAACGGGCCGGAATCTTGCCACTGTTCATAGCCTTCCACCAGATCTGCCCTGCCTTCTCCCAAGAATAACCTCCAAAGGCGACAGATGCAAGGTAAAACGCTTTGTTTGGAATGCCGGAGAAAATGTGTACCCCGCCATTGTCCTCGTACGTCTTTTCGTAATTGATCATGTTGTCGACCTGAGGATCTTTACCCTATGGAAGAGGTTAGATAATCAATACCGGGCGATAATGTTACAAGGGTAGTTCTTACGAATCGGGGATCATTGTAAGCAGTCCCTGGAGCCTTCATGCTGCGGAGAGCTAAGCCCTTGACATCAGGCAAGAGACATCCTTCGCCGATAAGCCAATCAGCCTTGTcagccttctcatcctcagtCAGCTGCTTGATCATGATCCCGAAAACATCAGAGATGTGTTCATTCAAGGCCCCCGGCTGGTCTTGATAGTCAAGAGGGCTGGTGTGCTCGGTGACTGCATGGGTCAACTCGTGTCCGATAACGTCCACGCAGTTAGTGAAGTTGTTCAAAAACTCTCCACCATCGCCGAAAACCATTTGCAAACGGTCTGGGTCCCAGACTGATATCCCGAGTTAGttcacatcaacaagaacGACAAGTACATCACGGGATTTGACTAACAAGCATTTTCATAGCTCTCTCCAAAATGAACTGACGAAATGACATCACAGTTTTTGTTGTCGATCGAATTCCACTTATACTTCTCCTTGTAGAACTTCAGCACGGCGCCAACATTGTCATAAGCCTCATTCACAGCCTTGTCCTTATTCTTGGGCTGACCCTCCGCGCGCTTCAGCGTTCCGGGAAGCTTATCCTCGTCCGTGGTGCGTTCGGCATCGTAAACAGCTCGATAAGGAGCATCCTTTGGGCCTTTCTTGGGTTTAGCGAGGGACTGTGCCCCTTCGTGTGGTTCAACTGATGTACGTTTTGGTAAGTTTACTATGTTTGGAAGACATAtcagagaagaagaagtacaaCCTTTGGCACTGATCAAAGACTGAGCATGCTCCAAGTCCCTCTTGGCACGGGTGCGGGTAACTTCGTCAACGTCGTCAGCTATAGATAGCTGTTCCAGCACTCCTTCCGGAATGAATGGCGAGGCACGAAGGGCAGGGACTTCACCGCGAGCACCGCGGGGCTGAGTTAGGACAGCAAGTCGCTCTCGTCGAGCCTCGATCAACTTCTCATGGAACTCAACACAATGCTGAGCAGTCTTGCGAATGTCCTCCGAATTGTGAGTTGAGGCTGCGATGGCCTTGAGCAGGTGAGGTGGCACAATGAAACAGTGGCAAGACATGATGATAAACGGACAAGGATACAACGGAGTTGCGGGCAGAGGTACAGAGAAACAGGTAGATGGGATGACTTGTTTGGAATGACGGAAAGGCGTAGATTGCTAAAGAGAATCGTTGAACGGTAGCAAAAACTTTTGTGTGGTTTTTGGGCAGCTGCCTTCTGGTTTAAATAATTCGTGTCAGGTGCCATCAACCGACTCGAAGGCAGGAACGAACGTTTGGATCCGTGCTTCTCGTGACTTCCCAAAATTCGTCCTCAACTCTGTAGCACCATAGCACCAGGCTTCTGCCTATGACACTGTGCCACTCCAGCCTCACCATATAAGTCCAGCTCTCCTCTTGGTTGCATCCTGGAGATCAATTGACTAGGGACCTAGATACGGAGTATGTGCTTCattctgcttcttccaatGCCTAGTTGATACTGGATGTTTTCGCAACGGATCCGAGAACCTGGCGGACTGGACATGCGAGCTGACACGACAAACTTCTCTAGTTCGATCTTTCGATCTCGGAAAGTTACTGAGACGCCCCGCAGTTGCAAGCAAAGAATTGATATCTACGCTGTAAATCATATGCAGACTTAATATCGATCAGTATGGGCTTTGCAAGCTGCAACgtgaaacattgaaagatAGAGGCTGGAGCTGAATCCAAGTGTGCCAATCAGGGGGCAAACCAACACACACACAGGTTCGCAGAAGAGATACCAGAAACGTCGAGAGCCAGGCAGATATAATACACAACAGTCTAGAACAGAGGTTTCTTCAGCTGCTATGAGATCGGGCACCTCACCGGTCCCGATTTCATACCTGGTCTGCAGCCACTGTGCCAATGAGAGCCAAAACCTTGCACTCCAAAGGGTCCAGTTCAGCCCTCATCGATCGCCCAGATTGTGACTGGTGTTAATCATGGATGCGGGCCGAATCGGTGGCGTCGTTCATGAGTGCATCCAGGAGTTCCCATGTTTGAAGCATCGGCAAATTCAGGACTGGGCAACGCCATTCTGTGCTCATTCTGGAATAGCTGTTCGTAGCATCTGGGTGCGAAAATGGGGCGATAATGGCAGCATCATTGGCGAAAGGACCGACTAAGGCAAAGCTATTTGTCTTCGTGTTTTCTCATGTATAGTATACAGCCTCAGTTCAAGACGTCACGAGTTGGAAAGTAGAGCAGGTATTGGCTCTTTCAGGATAGCCAACTGAGACAATATTGCAGATCGTGTTACGTAGAGCTTGTAGTCGCAGCATATAAGGTTTGTAGGCAAacttacctacctaggtatccAGCCAACGCTGATCACACGACAATTGTCATCGTTGCATTATGACGGTTGCAGCTCATTTTCTTGCTATTATTTTGCCTGGCTGCGAATAATTTTGGGTTCGTTCTTTGTCAGATTGTCACGGCTTGCACCGTCTTCGAAAGCTTGTCGGATTTACTCCCAACCTACGACATTAAGTTGGCCAAGCTACGAAGAACATACCCAAGGGCCTGCACTCCCAGGACTACATGAGCAGAAGTGAACAGGACaaactacctacctaggtaggtatgcGACGTGACAGTATGTCAACTACTGGTACCAAAGTCGACCCGAAGTTTACGTAGCATTTGGGCATATTTTTAAGATTGGTCGCGCAATGAGCCATCAAATCGATACACAGTATTTCGAAAAACGGTCAAGGTTCAGTCGGCATCCGACTTGACAGGCATCGGACCTGCCCCTGCCATCAATTCGTCGCTCCTGCCGTTTCATGGCGAGGACAAGTGCTAGACACTTGGCAGCGGACGGCAACCCCTCAATCTTGAATGTTGCACTTCAGAAGCTTCGAGTTGGGTGTTTCCACAAAGGATTCTGGCACTGAATATTGGCGACATCCCAAAAGTGGGAAATTTGGACTCCTGCTCGATATCAATGTCGCTGATTGACTGGCGCTTCCCAATATGAGTTATCTCCAAACTCCCGCTTCTTCTCACCCAAACCATCCCTTGGATGACGGGACCAAATCAGATCGTCCAAGCGccaaagacatggactcCAGCATTCACCAAATACAAATGCGATATAAGCTCTCCCCAGTCACGATGAAAACTCTTTGCAGCGCCTCGTCAAGCCCGGATCGTCGAGAAGTCCTCTATAAGTCTTGTCTCGCGAGTGAGTTTCGGTCTTTCCCGTTGAAACAAACCGAGCGAAACTTCTTCCGAGAAATAAACGATCATACGGCTATACCATATACTGTCAAAGACACAATCGGTCAGCCCTGGCATAAGGTGTTTCTGCTGGTTCAGATAGATCTTCTCCACAATGGCTGGCCCAACAAAATTTCCGCCTCGGCGAGGAAAGAACTCTATCAGGAAAGAGGCCGAATATATTCGCTTCTGGATCGAATCCTACGATGCCTAACAGATATTCTGGGATGCAGACTGGACGCGAGTGGCCTAAACACATCATTGGACGTGTTGCGGAGTATTAAATCAGGGGTCTGGGAAAGCGCAGGCCAAGAGCTACTTTTGGTTGATGGTATCGGTGCCGTGAAAATGGAGAAATTGTGTCGGAGCGGCATCAAGACCATTCATCAACTGGCAGGACTTGATTTTTGCCAGGTTGAGAGGCTGATGAGTCGCAACCCGCCGTTTGGCCACAATTTGCTGCAACAACTTGCAGGCTTTCCGCAGCTATCCTGCCAGTTTGAAACAATCCGCGAGTACACGCCAATTGCGCGACCTCCACATGGTGACGGTCGAATGGTGGCCTTGAAGCCAGGGCTCTTCATGTGTCGGATCGTGCTGAAGTATGGTAATTCCCAGCTACCACTCTGGAATAAAAACAACCCTTGGGTTACCTTGGTAGTAGATGGCGAGAATGGCAGACTTTTGTGGTTTTGGCGCGGAAGCGTGACAGAGCTCACCGGGGAGAAAGAACTGCTTATCGGCATAGAAGTCAAAAAGGGCGAAAAGATTGGGCTTAAGTTGGCGTGTGAAGAGATAGTCGGTACAATGGCTCAGTCAACGCATCAGATACCCTGATGAGGTAGTATTGGTGCTTGTGTAGCTACTAGGTAGATGAGAGGCCTGATTTCCGCAATGAAACTTGAAATGATGTTGCATGTGAGCCAGTGTCGTGAGATTGAACTTCGGCCCTGCATCCAGAGATTTGATACTTCGGACGGAGTACGGGGTGTAAAGTCTTTTGTTCACTCATCAAGATTGACTTGGCAGAGGCCTGAACGGAATATTGAACTCGACCGCCACGATCGCGAAGTCCTGTACAGTATGCAGGCTGATACGACCAATGGCGCATCGACAACTGAAATGAGGATAGGCATTTGATGAGAGGCTAAGGAAGCCGAAAAATACGatgagtgtctggtggggaCAAATTGGTCTCGGAGAGCCTTGGACAGCATTGACTGCCACCCGCAACAACTTTATTTGCACGGGAAGTGTTACACATTTTCCGAATTTGAGCTTGATAAATCCGAAATCTTctgtcatcaatgtcaaggcttGTGATTCGTGATTCAGTCGGAGATGGGCAGGGCCAGAGTTGGTCCGTGTTTGAGGCAGCCTCATCCGCAATCCGCACGGCACAGAGCATCCCTCGCTCTTCGCTCGACTCTGCACATGATGAAGATTCAGTCAAAAGTACGGGGAATGCCTCGACCATCAACATCCTGTAGGTACTCCCTCCCGAGGCATCCAGCACAGCAAGTTCAAATGCGGTCTACGATGGCCCATGACACTGCCGTTAATTAGCATCGGTTTCTCATTCCTGCTGCCCATTGGTTAATCACCAAGGTTCACTTTGGAtttgtcttggcttggcAAACGGTACTCACAATCTCCACtcaccagacacaccagacatttaCGATGAATACGGATTGAGATTGCACCGCGCGCTTACTACCAGGAAGGCGCCAAGATCTATTTTGACTGGACCGTCCTCTTTGAGACCTAATGACTCTCTGAAAAGCGTCGCCGAAATCTTATTGCCTCCGTCTCTGAGCACTGTTAGGAGTCCTCGATCAGCTCCCTCCGAGAGTCTATTTTCGAGACTTTTCCGTCCGAATTCATGGTCTACATCAGCCGCACCTTGTTCCTGCATACCTTCCTTCGACAGCGCATCCGCCTCATGGGGAAAAGCAAATGCTTGGCAAGGTTAAAGCAAGGGGAGCCCCGGGCAGTGGCGGCCATTCATATCACAATGTTCCACTGGTTTCCAGTGCATGACAAGGTTGTGAAGCTAAGCTTTCAGCCCATTGCCCCATTCGGGACTCGGTTTGGGACATGGGTCTGGCTTCCAGACCCCTGGCAAGTTCCATTGGGCTGAGAATAGCTTCACATCCCTAGCTGCCCTTCTCCTTCGGAGTAGGCTTAGGCTTTCCCGTCTCCCACTCAGACGTGAGAACTGAGCAGAATACTACCAGAGAACCATCCTGTGGCCGCGTGTGGAACATTTCTAGACCCTGGTGTACAGAAATTTAAGGTGAGGCGTACTTTTATTTCGCTGCAGGGACTATTCCTTCGATGGCCTGGTCGTATAATACCGTGGACGCGCCAGTCCTTGGCTCAACAACGTTTTGTGACTGACACATTACACTCGATTCTTGCCGATTGTTCTTTGGACATTTGCGAttctttcctcctcaatAACTTCTTGATACCAATTTGGTTCCATTCTCTTGATCCAATCTGTTCCCTTTCTACTATTTCGGCACCCCTCCTTTTATATACACAATGCACGCCTCCGCAattcttctcagccttgtCGGGCTTGCGACGGCAGCCGATTTGGCCCCCTTCATCAACGATATCTCTCCCATTATGGACCTCCGAACCCTTTCTATCCGAGCCACTGGCGGTTGTGATGTCGGTTCCCCTTGCGGGCAGAGCTGCATGCCCACCGGTTCCGCTTGCTGCTCTACAACCAAGGGATCCTACTGCGATCCCGGTTACCGATGCACTTCTGACGGATGCTGCCCTGTTGGAGAGTTCTGCAACGGTCCTCCTACCGGCGGTTGCAAGGACGGCAGAGTCTTGTGCGGCAAGTCTTGCGTTCCCAAGGGCTCTTCATGCTGCTCCCAGACCACTGGTACTTTCTGCGGCGCCGGAACTAAGTGCATAGGCACTACTCAGTGCGATGGACCTCAAGGAGatggttctggttctggctccgGAGCTACGAATACCCAGGGCAGCGGTGCTACCAACACTTACTCTCTTTctcccagcaccaacacTGCCGATAGTGGCAGCggttctggctctggctctggctctggttctggctccgGTGACAGCACCACCAGTGCCGGCGGTTCATCTCCTACCGGTAACGGACAGagccaccctcctcctcccggTGCCGgtgtcatcaacacccccAACATCTTGCTTGGCCTCGTGGCTGCTGCTCCTCT
This window contains:
- a CDS encoding peptidase M4, thermolysin (similar to Cordyceps militaris CM01 XP_006669214.1); its protein translation is MSCHCFIVPPHLLKAIAASTHNSEDIRKTAQHCVEFHEKLIEARRERLAVLTQPRGARGEVPALRASPFIPEGVLEQLSIADDVDEVTRTRAKRDLEHAQSLISAKGFEPHEGAQSLAKPKKGPKDAPYRAVYDAERTTDEDKLPGTLKRAEGQPKNKDKAVNEAYDNVGAVLKFYKEKYKWNSIDNKNCDVISSVHFGESYENAFWDPDRLQMVFGDGGEFLNNFTNCVDVIGHELTHAVTEHTSPLDYQDQPGALNEHISDVFGIMIKQLTEDEKADKADWLIGEGCLLPDVKGLALRSMKAPGTAYNDPRFGKDPQVDNMINYEKTYEDNGGVHIFSGIPNKAFYLASVAFGGYSWEKAGQIWWKAMNSGKIPARCSFKQFADVTVDCAEEEFGEDAARIVRDSWLKVGVTRSI
- a CDS encoding meiotic helicase (similar to Metarhizium acridum CQMa 102 XP_007809087.1), with translation MSYLQTPASSHPNHPLDDGTKSDRPSAKDMDSSIHQIQMRYKLSPVTMKTLCSASSSPDRREVLYKSCLASEFRSFPLKQTERNFFREINDHTAIPYTVKDTIGQPWHKVFLLVQIDLLHNGWPNKISASARKELYQERGRIYSLLDRILRCLTDILGCRLDASGLNTSLDVLRSIKSGVWESAGQELLLVDGIGAVKMEKLCRSGIKTIHQLAGLDFCQVERLMSRNPPFGHNLLQQLAGFPQLSCQFETIREYTPIARPPHGDGRMVALKPGLFMCRIVLKYGNSQLPLWNKNNPWVTLVVDGENGRLLWFWRGSVTELTGEKELLIGIEVKKGEKIGLKLACEEIVGTMAQSTHQIP